The DNA sequence TCTCTCCAACTTTAATATTCGGAAGCACATCAATCACACCTGAAATCACTCTACTCAAAACATTTCTTAACTCTTCTTCATCTAAATTCTCTATATCTTCTTGTGTCAGTCCATTTTGACTTAAAATCAGTAGAATTTCCTTTGTTTTCTCATAATCTGTAAAATATGATGATAATCTTCCATTAATCTGGTCGATGCTAAACAATCCCATCGTCGGCTCTATAATCTGATTCAATTCTATAATTAGATTTGTGATAGATTCTAACTGGTTCTTGCATGCTGACATCCTCACTGCATAGCTGGAATCCACCTCTTTTACCTCATTAAAGATATTCTCAATTTCTTAAATTGTTGTATTATTTTTATCAATTACTTTTTTATGATATGCATTTACGTCATTGATATAATGCTGAATATCCAATGTTCCTATCCATGATTCAAAATCATACCATCGATCTCCAACCCAATCTGTAAAATCACACCATTTTTCACTTTCAACCTGAGAAACCAAACTAATTAATTCCTGTTTCGATGTTTCTGAAAAATCCCGTTTCATATTTTTATCCCCTTCTTATACTATTGTTCCCTCTTCATTTTCGTTGCCACTGCCTGATCGCTTTCCACGTAATTCTGCCTGGTATTCTCTAAAAATGATATTGTACTGGACATTAATCCACACATCCGCATATTCAAACCTACATACAGTCTGGCAATCTCTTCCAACTGACTCACAGTACCGCCGCCACCTACTACTGTCGGAGCATTCACTTCATTATTTAGCCAGTTACTCTTTAACGCTTTAAGCTCTGAAATCGAACTATCTAACGCATCAACATCAATGTTAATCTTCCCCATATTATAACCTCCCTAAAAAAGATACTCATCGGCATTATCTACCTGAGTCAAAAAATCATTTACCTGATTTTGGGCAATAACAGAAATCTCTTCTATTTGCTCATCCAGTTTTTTTACATATGTAATATAAACATCTAATGCCTCTGCCACTTCACCTTCTTTTATTGCATTACTCCTAACCTTTTCTACTGCTGCAATATAATCTTTCACCATGGTATTCAATGTTTGCCCCTGAGCGTAAAAATAATTTCCCATACTTTTACAATAATCATCATCAATTACTAATTCGTTTTCTGCCATTTTTTCTTCTCCTTATCCCTTACTTATACTACAAGTTTCTTAGTTGTGTCCTCCAATATGTAATTCTCTGTGTCCGATAATTTAATTTTCCTGATAAATCATCTAATTGCATATAAATTCTATCTAATTCTCTGGTAATAGTACCTTTTGCATCTTCTAGACCATTATACGCATTTATAAACTCAGTCCCATTAAGCAAATCATTCATTCCTGAATAATAACGTGATGCAATCTTTATTTGTGATACTCTACTAGAAACACTTGACAAACAGCGTTTTCTCGCATCTTGCCTTGAACCAAAATTAGTCTGGAGTGTTGTGAATTTATTTTTCAAACATTCCAGACTACTTATTTGTTCTTCCAGTTCTCTCATCTGACCCTGATAAGACTCTACTAACTCTTCATTATACCGTATATTACTTTTTATTTCCTGCTCTGTCACCCCCGTTTCCCCCTCTGTAATTTATTTTTGCTATTTTTTATAAAGCCTCGGAAAAATAATTTTCCGAGGCTTTCTTTCGTAGCGGAAGAGGGATTTGAACCCCCGACACCACGGGTATGAACCGTGTGCTCTCGCCAACTGAGCTATTCCGCCATTTTCAATATATATGGGACCTACAGGGCTCGAACCTGTGACCCTCTGCTTGTAAGGCAGATGCTCTCCCAGCTGAGCTAAGATCCCATATTTTTTCTGTCGTTCTTGACGACTGCTTGACTATTATATAATTATCTGGTGACAAAGTCAACCCCTTTTTTCAAAATTTTTGTAATTTTTTCATTTTTTTCTTTTTTTCTTTTATTCCAACAACTCTTTCCTTTTTCATGTTATACTATCTAACGTAATAAACGTATTTATATCGCCTGGAGGTATCTTATGAAAAACCGAATTCTACTTGCAGCACTTGACTTAGATGGAACTCTCTTTAATTCCAAAAGTTTAATTTCTGATAAAAATAAACAAGCTATTAAAGCAGCTTCTAACGCCGGTACCACTTTTGTCATTGCTACCGGAAGACCATATAGTGGCCTTCCTCTAGAAGATATGAAAGAACTCGGCATCCAATATGCCATTACTACCAATGGAGCCGCTGTCTACAAGGTTCCTGAGAAGGAATGTCTTTTGGAAAATTGTATGCCCTGGAAGGAAACCGCAGATCTGGTCGATGAACTGCTAACCCTTCCAATACACATGGATTTATTCCTACATGGAAGTGCTTACACTCCCGAAGTATGTAAAAAAGTCATTGAAACTGCAACGCACCTTCCAAAAGAATTGAAAGAATACATTTTATCCACCAGAACACTTATTCCTAATATTACAGAATTACTCCGTAACGAAAAGCAGGATGTCCAAAAAGTTACTATGAACTTTCCGGTTACAGAAGACAGTACTATTCTCTATCGAGACAAGGCTATGAAAATTTTAGACCGTTATCCCGATGTATGCTATCTCTCCGGTGGTTTTGGTAATCTGGAATTCACCAGAAAAGACATTTCCAAGGCAAAAGGACTTGCTTTCCTATGTGATTATCTGAATATTCCCATAGAGCAAACTCTTGCCTGTGGGGACAGCGAAAATGATTTAGACATTATTAAAGCCGCTGGTCTTGGCATTGCAATGGCAAATGCACCAGAACATGTAAAAGCAGAGGCAGATGAAATTGCTCCTTCCAATGACGAAGATGGTGTTGCTTCCATCATTGAAAAACGGATTTCATCAATGATTTTAGCTAAAAAGACCTTGTAGAAAGGATTCTCTCCTCTACAAGGTCTTTAAAAATTTCTTTTATTCTCAATTCCTACTTAAAGTAAGCAACTCCGCTTTCGAATATCTTCATATCCTGCTCTCCGTAAATATTAACAGCTACGCTGTCTCCTCTACGCTCGGAGTGAGCCATCTTACCAAGCACACGTCCATCCGGGCTGGTGATACCTTCGATTGCCATGTAGGAACCGTTTACGTTCCACTCTTCGTCCATAGTAGGCTGTCCAGCTTCATTTACATACTGGGTTGCTACCTGTCCGTTTGCAAACAGTTTATCCAACCATTCCTTCGGTGCAACGAAACGTCCTTCTCCGTGGGATGCAGGGTTACAATAGGTCTTTCCTAACTCTGCCTGTGCCAACCATGGGGACTTGTTGGTTACCACTTTGGTGTAAACCATCTTGGAGATGTGGCGACCAATGGTGTTGTAGGTCAATGTCGGTGAATCTTCTGTCTGCTGTCTGATTTCACCATACGGTACTAAACCTAACTTAATCAATGCCTGAAATCCGTTACAGATACCTAACATCAATCCGTCACGCTCCTGTAAGAGCTTGTTCACTGCTTCTGTCATCTTTGCATTACGGAATGCAGTTGCAAAGAACTTAGCACTTCCTTCCGGTTCATCTCCTGCGGAGAATCCACCTGGGAACATGATAATCTGAGACTGCTCAATTGCCTTTACAAATTCATCTACAGAATCACGGATATCTGCTGCATTCAAGTTCTTAAATACCTTAACGATTGCATTTGCTCCTGCACGCTCAAATGCCTTCGCACTATCGTATTCACAGTTGGTTCCCGGGAATACCGGAATAAATACGGTTGGCTTTGCTACTTTATTCTTGCAAACGTAAATGCTATCTGCCTTAAATACATCTGTCTTAACTTCTTCTTTTCCTTCTACTGCTACGGTCGGGAATACCTTTTCCAAAGTACCTGTCCATGCATTCAAAGCTTCCTCCATAGTGATTTCCATATCACCATAGATAAACTTCTGAACATCATTTACTTCACCGATTACCTTGCAGTATGCATCGCAGCCACAGCTATCACAACCCTTTGCAAATTCCTTCATAGCTGCTGCAACTGTTTCTTCTACCAATGCAACCTTATCTGCCGGAACTTCTGCTACCAGATTACCAAAACGAGGTGCAAACATACAGTTCTTGCATGCATCGCTGTCAATGGTAACACCTAATTTATTACCGAATGCCATCTTACTTACGGCTGCTGCAACACCCTTTCCGTCTAAGGCGTAAGCGGATACAATCGCTTTCTTCTGAATTAACTCATGAATCGCATCATATAACTTCATTACCTGTGCATAATCCGGTAAGTCATACTCATCCTTGGCAATCTTGAAGTTCATAATCTTATTGCCGGCCTTCTTCAATTCAGGTGTGATAATATCCTGTTCTTTTGCCACATCCACTGCAAAAGAAACCAGTGTAGGAGGTACATCGATTTCGTTAAAGCTTCCGGACATGGAATCTTTTCCTCCAATGGAAGGAAGTCCAAATCCAATCTGTGCACTGTATGCTCCTAATAATGCTGCAAATGGCTGACTCCAACGATGTGGATTTTCGCTCATTCTGCGGAAGTATTCCTGGAAGGTAAAGCGAATCTTCTTGTAGTCACCACCTGCTGCAACAATTCTTGCTACAGACTCTAATACTGCATAAACTGCTCCATGATATGGGCTCCAGGAAGACAAGTATGGATCAAATCCATAGGACATCATAGTAACCGCATCACATTTTCCAGTCATAACCGGAAGCTTTGCAACCATACTCTGGGTCTCTGTCAACTGATAACGTCCACCATAAGGCATGAACACACTTCCTGCTCCGATGGAACCGTCAAATCTCTCTACCAATCCCTTCTGAGAGCATACATTTAAGTCTGCCAAAGTGGTCATCCAAGCTTTCTTTACATCACCGGCTTTCAATGCTTCTTCCACGCCTGCAACTTCCTTCTTTTCAAAGAAGTTGTCTTCTTTTACCGGAATGTCCACTGCAACTTTTGTTTCCTGATGTGCTCCGTTGGTATCAAGGAATGCTCTGGAAATGTTTACGATTTCCTTTCCTCTCCACTCTAATACCAGTCTTGGTTCTTCCGTTACTACAGCAACTTCAACTGCCTCTAAATTTTCTTCTTTTGCATAATTTAAGAACTTCTCAACATCTTCCGGTGCAATAACAACTGCCATACGTTCCTGAGATTCAGAAATAGCAATTTCTGTTCCATCCAGACCAGCATATTTCTTTGGAACCTTGTCTAACTGTACGCGAAGTCCGTCTGCCAATTCTCCGATAGCAACAGAAACTCCACCTGCACCAAAGTCGTTACATTTCTTAATAATATGAGCCACTTCTTCTCTACGGAACAAACGCTGAATCTTACGCTCTGTAGGAGGATTTCCTTTCTGTACTTCTGCACCACATACAGAAGTAGATTCTGTGTTATGTGCTTTGGAAGAACCGGTTGCACCACCGATTCCGTCACGTCCGGTACGTCCACCTAAAAGAATAATCTTATCGCCCGGATCAGAAGTCAGTCTCTGAACAGCACGTCTTGGAGCTGCACCCATAACGGCACCGATTTCCATACGTTTTGCAACATAATCCGGATGATATATTTCCTTAACATATCCGGTTGCAAGACCAATCTGGTTACCATAAGAACTATATCCATGCGCTGCCTCACGCACCAACTTCTTCTGTGGCAATTTTCCTTCCATCGTATCTTTTACAGATACTGTCGGGTCTGCGGCACCTGTTACACGCATTGCCTGATATACATAAGTACGTCCGGACAATGGGTCACGGATTGCTCCACCAAGACAGGTTGCTGCACCACCGAAAGGCTCAATTTCAGTCGGATGGTTATGTGTTTCATTCTTAAAGTTTACTAACCACTCTTCTGTCTTTCCGTCTACTTCTACCGGAACGACAATAGAACATGCGTTAATTTCATCAGATTCTTCCTGATCATCCAGTTTGCCTTCCTTTTTCAGACGCTTCATAGCCATCAAAGCAATATCCATTAAGCAGACAAACTTATCGTCTCTTCCTTTATATAACTCCTTATGAGTATTCAGGTAATCCTCATAAGTTTCTTCCATTGGCTTCTTATAGAAACCATCACCAAATGCTACATCCTTTAATTCGGTAGAGAATGTGGTATGACGACAATGGTCAGACCAATAAGTATCCAATACACGAATTTCTGTCATAGAAGGATCACGTTTTTCCTCATTCTTAAAATAGTTCTGAATATGAAGGAAATCCTTAAATGTCATAGCAAGTCCCAAAGAATCATATAATTCCTTTAACTCAGCTTCCGGCATACTTTTAAATCCATCAAAAATCTGTACGTCTTCCGGCTCATCAAACTTCTGTACCAAAGTCTCCGGTTTCACAAGATCTGTTTCTCTGGAATCTACCGGATTGATACAGTGTTTCTTAATTGCCTCTAACTGTGCATCATCAATCTCACCTTCAATAACATATGTAGTTGCAGAACGAATAATCGGTTCTTCATTCTCATTTAACAACTTCACACACTGCTCAGCAGAGTCAGCGCGCTGGTCGAACTGTCCCGGTAAAAACTCTACGCTAAATGTTTTTGCATTTCCCAGTTCAAATGTTTCTTCATATACATCATCCACAGGTGGCTCACAGAAAACAGTCATTAATGCTTTCTTATAAGTCTCCTCTGAAATATTTTCAATATCATAGCGGATTAACACACGTACATTCGTTACGGTCTTAATTCCAAGATAACTTTTGATTTCAGACTGCAATTCTTTTGCCTGAATTGCAAATGCAGGCTTCTTTTCCACAAATACACGTCTTACGTTGCTCATAAATACCTCCTGAAATATAATGAAACAAATTTTCTTTCTGTTTTACATTTATAGTATAGCATAGGATGCTATAATTAGTATAATTAATATATTTAATTTCTTTTATAAGTATTATTAATTTTTATCTTTTGATTTATAAGTTTCCATCATGATTGACATACTTATAACTTACGCTTATAATTAAAGTAGTTGTATTTATAAAAAAAGAACGAGGTATATCTATGGATATTAATTATGAATTATACAAGGTGTTTTATTATGTAGCTTCTTCCTTAAGTTTTTCTGAAGCTTCCAAAAAACTTTTTATCTCTCAATCAGCGGTCTCTCAGTCCATTAAGACTCTTGAGAAAAAACTGGAACAGCCATTGTTTATCCGCAGCACAAAAAAAGTTCAGTTAACTCCTGCCGGTCAGATACTGTTAAAACATATTGAACCTGCCATGAATCTGATTCAGCGTGGAGAAAATCAACTGTTAGATGCCAATACCCTTGGCCTTGGACAGCTTCACATAGGAGCCAGCGACACTATCTGCCGTTACTTTCTGGTTCCCTATATCAAGCAGTTCCACAAAAAATTTCCAAATGTACCTATTAAGGTTACAAACGCAACTTCTCTAAACTGTGTATCTTTACTGGAACAAGGCAAAGTGGACCTAATTGTAACCAACTATCCGAACTCCCATATGAATGGCTCTTATATTCAAAAGACCGTTTCTACTTTCCGGGATGTATTTATTGCCAATCCTGCCTACTTTAACTTAAAGCAACAGGAAATTCCATTTTCCGAGTTGAATCAATATCCAATTCTGATGTTAGATCGCAAAAGTACTACCAGTGAATTTTTGCACAACATTTTTCTTCAGCACCAGTTAGAGTTGATTCCTGAGGTAGAATTAAGCAGTAATGACTTGCTTATCGACCTTGCCAAAATCGGACTTGGCATTGCCTTTATCCCAGATTATTGCCTTTCTAAGGATAGCCCGGAACTGTATGTTTTACAGACCAAAGAAAAACTACCGGAACGACAATTGGTAGCAGCCATCAACCCTGTACTTCCGGTCTCTGC is a window from the Roseburia sp. 499 genome containing:
- a CDS encoding Cof-type HAD-IIB family hydrolase; amino-acid sequence: MKNRILLAALDLDGTLFNSKSLISDKNKQAIKAASNAGTTFVIATGRPYSGLPLEDMKELGIQYAITTNGAAVYKVPEKECLLENCMPWKETADLVDELLTLPIHMDLFLHGSAYTPEVCKKVIETATHLPKELKEYILSTRTLIPNITELLRNEKQDVQKVTMNFPVTEDSTILYRDKAMKILDRYPDVCYLSGGFGNLEFTRKDISKAKGLAFLCDYLNIPIEQTLACGDSENDLDIIKAAGLGIAMANAPEHVKAEADEIAPSNDEDGVASIIEKRISSMILAKKTL
- a CDS encoding phosphoribosylformylglycinamidine synthase, encoding MSNVRRVFVEKKPAFAIQAKELQSEIKSYLGIKTVTNVRVLIRYDIENISEETYKKALMTVFCEPPVDDVYEETFELGNAKTFSVEFLPGQFDQRADSAEQCVKLLNENEEPIIRSATTYVIEGEIDDAQLEAIKKHCINPVDSRETDLVKPETLVQKFDEPEDVQIFDGFKSMPEAELKELYDSLGLAMTFKDFLHIQNYFKNEEKRDPSMTEIRVLDTYWSDHCRHTTFSTELKDVAFGDGFYKKPMEETYEDYLNTHKELYKGRDDKFVCLMDIALMAMKRLKKEGKLDDQEESDEINACSIVVPVEVDGKTEEWLVNFKNETHNHPTEIEPFGGAATCLGGAIRDPLSGRTYVYQAMRVTGAADPTVSVKDTMEGKLPQKKLVREAAHGYSSYGNQIGLATGYVKEIYHPDYVAKRMEIGAVMGAAPRRAVQRLTSDPGDKIILLGGRTGRDGIGGATGSSKAHNTESTSVCGAEVQKGNPPTERKIQRLFRREEVAHIIKKCNDFGAGGVSVAIGELADGLRVQLDKVPKKYAGLDGTEIAISESQERMAVVIAPEDVEKFLNYAKEENLEAVEVAVVTEEPRLVLEWRGKEIVNISRAFLDTNGAHQETKVAVDIPVKEDNFFEKKEVAGVEEALKAGDVKKAWMTTLADLNVCSQKGLVERFDGSIGAGSVFMPYGGRYQLTETQSMVAKLPVMTGKCDAVTMMSYGFDPYLSSWSPYHGAVYAVLESVARIVAAGGDYKKIRFTFQEYFRRMSENPHRWSQPFAALLGAYSAQIGFGLPSIGGKDSMSGSFNEIDVPPTLVSFAVDVAKEQDIITPELKKAGNKIMNFKIAKDEYDLPDYAQVMKLYDAIHELIQKKAIVSAYALDGKGVAAAVSKMAFGNKLGVTIDSDACKNCMFAPRFGNLVAEVPADKVALVEETVAAAMKEFAKGCDSCGCDAYCKVIGEVNDVQKFIYGDMEITMEEALNAWTGTLEKVFPTVAVEGKEEVKTDVFKADSIYVCKNKVAKPTVFIPVFPGTNCEYDSAKAFERAGANAIVKVFKNLNAADIRDSVDEFVKAIEQSQIIMFPGGFSAGDEPEGSAKFFATAFRNAKMTEAVNKLLQERDGLMLGICNGFQALIKLGLVPYGEIRQQTEDSPTLTYNTIGRHISKMVYTKVVTNKSPWLAQAELGKTYCNPASHGEGRFVAPKEWLDKLFANGQVATQYVNEAGQPTMDEEWNVNGSYMAIEGITSPDGRVLGKMAHSERRGDSVAVNIYGEQDMKIFESGVAYFK
- a CDS encoding LysR family transcriptional regulator — protein: MDINYELYKVFYYVASSLSFSEASKKLFISQSAVSQSIKTLEKKLEQPLFIRSTKKVQLTPAGQILLKHIEPAMNLIQRGENQLLDANTLGLGQLHIGASDTICRYFLVPYIKQFHKKFPNVPIKVTNATSLNCVSLLEQGKVDLIVTNYPNSHMNGSYIQKTVSTFRDVFIANPAYFNLKQQEIPFSELNQYPILMLDRKSTTSEFLHNIFLQHQLELIPEVELSSNDLLIDLAKIGLGIAFIPDYCLSKDSPELYVLQTKEKLPERQLVAAINPVLPVSASTEEFLKLLPDVNA